Proteins encoded in a region of the Ziziphus jujuba cultivar Dongzao chromosome 3, ASM3175591v1 genome:
- the LOC107423355 gene encoding peptide methionine sulfoxide reductase B5, producing MAAAVPVQKTEEEWRAILSPEQFWILRQKGTEEKGTGKYDKFYEEGVYNCAGCGTPLYKSTTKFDSGCGWPAYFEGLPGAINRSPDPDGRRTEITCAACGGHLGHVFKGEGFKTPTDERHCVNSVSLKFIQANASL from the exons ATGGCTGCAGCAGTGCCGGTTCAGAAAACAGAGGAAGAATGGCGAGCTATTCTCTCCCCTGAACAGTTTTGGATTCTTCGTCAAAAAGGAACAGA AGAGAAAGGAACTGGGAAATATGACAAATTCTATGAAGAAGGGGTTTATAACTGTGCTGGATGTGGAACACCACTTTATAAGTCTACTACCAAATTCGACTCTGGCTGTGGTTGGCCTGCATATTTTGAGGGTCTGCCTGGAGCTATAAATCGCTCT CCAGACCCAGATGGGAGAAGAACAGAGATAACTTGTGCAGCTTGTGGTGGGCACTTGGGCCATGTTTTTAAAGGGGAAGGGTTCAAAACTCCAACAGATGAACGCCACTGTGTCAACAGCGTTTCCCTCAAGTTTATTCAGGCGAATGCTTCACTGTGA